A segment of the Agrobacterium tumefaciens genome:
TGCTTCTCAACACCATGAACAAGCGTGCTGCCATGCAACTGCGTCTGCAGCAGACGGTGGAGGGGCTTTCGGTTGCCGCCATCTCCTATTACGTCGTTGGTCTGGTCGGATATCTCACCAAGGCGATCAGCCATGATGTGCTGCCCGTCGATCCAGCAGTTTTGACGGGTCTTTCCGTTCCCGTAGCGGTTTTGGGTGTCTGGTGGGTGGTGCGGCGCATTCGTCGCTCTCATGCCGAGGGCGCACACTGAACCCTGGAGCATCGGATCGAAACTGTCCGATGCTCCAGCAATTGTGTCAGTCGCGCTCCCAATAGGGTGTCGGACCATAAAGCTCAGCCAGAAAGTCGATGAACAATCGCACCTTGGCAGGCAAAAACTGACGGCTGGGATAAACCGCAGACAGCGTCACGTTCTTTGAACCTTCGTATCCAGGCAGCACCTGTACCAGCTTGCCGCTGCGCAATTCGTGGCCGATATCCCAGGTTGAACGGAGCGCAATGCCGAGGCCGGAAATCACGGTTTCGCGGATCACCTCGCTGGAATTGGTGGTCAGCATACCTTCAGGACGAATGCTGAATGCTCCACCCGGCCCCTCCAGCCGCCAGACATCATTGTTGTGCGCGGGCAGGCAGCGGTGGCGCTTCAGATCTTCAATCGTCTCAGGCATCCCATGAACTGCAACATAATCCGCGGAAGCGCAGAGAACGCGCCGGACCGGTGCAAGCCGCCTCGCCACAAGGCTCGAAGAGTTTAGATCGGCAATGCGGATCGCCAGATCGTAGCCGCCTTCAATGATGTCGATGAACTCGTCGCTCAGAACCAGATTGATCGATAGCTCAGGGTGTCGCTCCATGAAGGTCTTCAGATGCGGTGCGATGTGCATGCGACCAAAGGACGTCGAGGCGGAAATTTTCAGGGTGCCGTTGACGGTATTGGCGCGGCCCGAGACGAAATCCTCAGCATCTTCCAGCCCTTCGAGAACCGCGCGCACGCGCTCGTAAAATCCCTGTCCCGCCTCAGTCAGAGATATCCGGCGTGTCGTTCGCTGGAAAAGTCTAGCGCCCAGCTTTTCCTCAAGCCGTTTGATGCGTTTGGAGATGACGGCTGGCGAGTAACCAAGCTCCTTGGCAGCATGCGACATGCTTCCGGACGCAGCGACGCTCGCAAAGACTTCCAGATCGCCGAGATTGGTCACAGTTGGGCTCCTATTCTTTCCAAAACGGAAAAAATCCATAGCATTTGCCTGAGTTCAATCAAAGTGGTAAAGAAAGAATACCACTTTGAGGATAGTGCAGCGGGAGGAACGATGACGCAGCCGATCCGGTTTCTGGAACCGCGCCCTGCGGTGCTTTCACGGCGTGAGCAGATTATTGCGGGCCTGGCCGACATCTTGCCTGCCGACTGTCTTGTGCAGGAGGCGCGCGAACTCGTTCCTTTTGAAACGGACGCCTTCGTGTCCTATCGGCGTCTGCCACTTGCGGTAGCCCTTCCGAAAACCACCGAGCAGGTATCCACGGTTTTGAAATATTGCCACGAAAATGGCGTGCCCGTCGTACCGCGTGGTGCCGGCACGTCGCTGTCTGGCGGTGCGATCCCGCAGGAAGACGCTGTCGTGATTGGCCTTTCGAAGATGTCTTCGATCCTCGAACTGGATTTTTACAATCGCACCGCGCGCGTACAGGCGGGTGTCACCAATCTCTCCATTTCCGATGCTGCCGGTGCCGAAGGGTTTTTCTATGCTCCGGACCCAAGCTCGCAACTGGCCTGCACCATTGGCGGCAATATCGGCATGAATTCGGGTGGTGCGCACTGTCTGAAATACGGCGTCACCACCAACAATCTGCTGGGTGTAAAGCTGGTGCTGGTGGATGGCACGGTGCTGGAACTGGGCGGCAAACATCTGGATGCCGCCGGTTATGATCTTCTTGCCCTCGTCTGTGGTTCTGAGGGGCAATTGGGCATCGTCACGGAAGCGACAGTTCGGTTGATCGCCAAGCCGGAAGGCGCTCGCCCCGTTCTCTTCGGTTTTGAAACCTCTGAAGAGGCCGGCTCGTGCGTGGCCGATATTATTGGATCGGGCATCATTCCGGTCGCGATCGAATTCATGGACAAGCCTGCCATCGAGATTTGCGAAGCTTTCGCCAAGGCGGGATACCCGCTCGATGTCGGTGCGTTGTTGATCGTCGAGGTCGAGGGTTCTGAGGCGGAAATGGATGCGATGCTCGCTGACATCGTTGCCATCGCCAGAAAACATGCGGTGAAAACCGTGCGAGAATGCCAGTCGGCCATGGAGGCGGCAGCAATCTGGAAGGGTCGGAAGTCGGCTTTCGGTGCGACCGGTCGTATTGCGGATTATATCTGCATGGATGGCACGGTGCCGCTGTCGCAACTGTCCTATGTGCTCAAAAAAACAAGCGAAATCACCGACCGGCTTGGCCTGCGCGTCGCCAATGTCTTCCATGCGGGCGACGGCAATATGCACCCGCTCATTCTCTTCAATGCCAATGATCCCGAGGATGCGGCAAGAGCGGAAGAGGCGGGCAACGAAATACTGAAACTTTGCGTCGATGCTGGCGGATGTCTCACCGGCGAACATGGTGTCGGGATCGAAAAACGCGATCTGATGCGCCACCAGTACAGCGATGCCGATCTTGCACAACAAATGGCAGTTCGCGCTGCCTTCGATGGGGCCTGGATCATGAACCCTTCCAAGGTATTTCCACTGGAAGGGCGGAAGAGCGTATGACGGATATTTTGACACCGGTTACGGAGGAAGAGGCGGCCGACATCGTCCGCGAGTGCTCCACCAGCAAAACGGCTTTGCAAGTTGCGGGCGGCAACACGCGCGCGGGTTTTGGAAACTCTGTCGCGGCCGACGCAAACCTCTCATCGCTCGGCCTTTCCGGCATCGTCAGCTATACGGCGGCGGAAATGGTCATGACCGTCAGGGCTGGAACAGCCGTGTCCGTTATCCAGGCGGCTCTTGCCGAAAACCGCCAGATGATGGCTTTCGAGCCGATGGATCACCGCGGCATCATGGGCACGACGGGAGAGCCGACCATTGGTGGCATTTTTGCCGCCAACGTCTCCGGTCCGCGTCGTTATGTGGCGGGCGCAGCGCGCGACAGTCTGCTTGGCACACGTTTCATCAACGGTGCGGGAGAGATCATCAAGGCCGGTGGCCGGGTCATGAAGAACGTCACCGGACTTGATCTTTCGAGGCTTCTTGCCGGATCTTACGGCACGCTCGGTCTTTTGACGGAAGTGACCTTCCGCGTTTTGCCGAAGCCTCCCGTCGAAAGAACGGTTGTGATTTCAGGTCTGGACGACGAGGCTGCCACAACGGTCATGGCCGGCGCGATGGCGCTGAGTGTCGAAGTCTCTGGAGCGGCGCATCTTCCCGAAAGCGTTCGCTCCCGTTTCCTGGGCGGCGCTTTGCCGGAGGGACCGGCGACGATCCTTCGCCTTGAAGGACTTGGCCCGTCTGTTGAGGCACGGGCACAGAAGCTTCTTTCTGTCATGGACAGGGTAGGGCCGTGGGTGGTGCTGGAAGATGAGGAAAGCAATCTGCTGTGGCAGCAGGTCCGGGATGTGGCCCCGTATCATGGGCAGGCGGCGAAACCGCTCTGGCGCGTTTCGGTCGCTCCAGGTGCAGGTCACAGGCTGGTTGCTGCACTGCGGATGGAAGCCGGTATCGATGCCTTTTACGATTGGCAGGGCGGGCTTGTCTGGATGCAGATGGAGGCAGATCCGGAAGCGGATCTGTTACGTGGCGCAATCAGGGCTTTTGGCGGCGGCCATGCCACCTTGCTGAGGGCTGACGATACCATGCGTTCGACCATCGACGCCTTCGAACCGCGTGCTGCCGCTGAAGCGCTTCTTTCGGTACGCATCAAGGAAAAGCTCGATCCGGCGGGCATCTTCAATCCCGGCAAGATGACAAGGGCGGCTTGAACCATGCAGACATCATTTACGCCTGAGCAGCTTGCCGATCCGCATGTGGCCGAATCCGAAAAAATCCTGCGCAAATGTGTGCATTGCGGGTTCTGTACGGCGACCTGTCCGACCTATGTCACCCTTGGAAATGAGTTGGATAGTCCGCGTGGGCGCATTTATCTCATCAAGGACATGCTGGAAAACAGCCGGCCTGCGGACAAGGAGGTGGTGACCCATATCGATCGCTGTCTGTCCTGTCTGGCCTGTACCACAACCTGTCCTTCGGGCGTGGACTACATGCACCTTGTCGACCACGCCCGCGCCCACATTGAAAAGACCTACAAACGACCGCTGGCCGATCGGCTGATCCGCAGCCTGCTGGCTTTTGTTCTGCCTTACCCCGCACGGTTCCGGGCTGCCTTGCGTCTTGCCAATATGGCGCGACCCTTCGCGGCCTTGTTTGCAAAAACGCCTGCATTCAAACCGCTCGTATCGATGCTCGCGCTCGCACCGACGCAGGTGCCCCCGGTTTCTGCCTCCGTCAAACCTGGCACACGCGGCGCCGAAGGGACAAAGCGTGCGCGTGTCGCGATCCTCAGTGGTTGCGCACAGCCTGTGCTCGACCCCGCCATCAACGAGGCGACGATGCGCCTTTTGACGAGGTTCGGTGTGGAGGTGGTCGTTCCCAGGGGCGAAGGCTGTTGTGGTTCTCTGGTTCATCACATGGGGCGAGAGGAGCAGGCGCTCGCCGCCGCACGGCGCAATGTCGATGTGTGGACGCGAGAGATCGAGCAGGGTGGCCTCGACGCCATCATCATCACGGCTTCCGGTTGTGGCACGACGATCAAGGATTACGGCCACATGCTGCGGCTTGATCCTGTCTTTGCGGAAAAGGCGGCCCGCGTTTCATCGCTGGCCAAGGATATTACAGAATATCTGGCGACGCTCGAATTGCCTCAGCGTGACAGAAACGGACTGACAGTCGCCTATCATTCCGCCTGTTCCATGCAGCATGGCCAGAAGATCACCATGGCGCCGAAGCTCTTGCTGAAAGCCGCGGGCTTC
Coding sequences within it:
- a CDS encoding LysR family transcriptional regulator — protein: MTNLGDLEVFASVAASGSMSHAAKELGYSPAVISKRIKRLEEKLGARLFQRTTRRISLTEAGQGFYERVRAVLEGLEDAEDFVSGRANTVNGTLKISASTSFGRMHIAPHLKTFMERHPELSINLVLSDEFIDIIEGGYDLAIRIADLNSSSLVARRLAPVRRVLCASADYVAVHGMPETIEDLKRHRCLPAHNNDVWRLEGPGGAFSIRPEGMLTTNSSEVIRETVISGLGIALRSTWDIGHELRSGKLVQVLPGYEGSKNVTLSAVYPSRQFLPAKVRLFIDFLAELYGPTPYWERD
- a CDS encoding FAD-binding protein codes for the protein MTQPIRFLEPRPAVLSRREQIIAGLADILPADCLVQEARELVPFETDAFVSYRRLPLAVALPKTTEQVSTVLKYCHENGVPVVPRGAGTSLSGGAIPQEDAVVIGLSKMSSILELDFYNRTARVQAGVTNLSISDAAGAEGFFYAPDPSSQLACTIGGNIGMNSGGAHCLKYGVTTNNLLGVKLVLVDGTVLELGGKHLDAAGYDLLALVCGSEGQLGIVTEATVRLIAKPEGARPVLFGFETSEEAGSCVADIIGSGIIPVAIEFMDKPAIEICEAFAKAGYPLDVGALLIVEVEGSEAEMDAMLADIVAIARKHAVKTVRECQSAMEAAAIWKGRKSAFGATGRIADYICMDGTVPLSQLSYVLKKTSEITDRLGLRVANVFHAGDGNMHPLILFNANDPEDAARAEEAGNEILKLCVDAGGCLTGEHGVGIEKRDLMRHQYSDADLAQQMAVRAAFDGAWIMNPSKVFPLEGRKSV
- the glcF gene encoding glycolate oxidase subunit GlcF, giving the protein MQTSFTPEQLADPHVAESEKILRKCVHCGFCTATCPTYVTLGNELDSPRGRIYLIKDMLENSRPADKEVVTHIDRCLSCLACTTTCPSGVDYMHLVDHARAHIEKTYKRPLADRLIRSLLAFVLPYPARFRAALRLANMARPFAALFAKTPAFKPLVSMLALAPTQVPPVSASVKPGTRGAEGTKRARVAILSGCAQPVLDPAINEATMRLLTRFGVEVVVPRGEGCCGSLVHHMGREEQALAAARRNVDVWTREIEQGGLDAIIITASGCGTTIKDYGHMLRLDPVFAEKAARVSSLAKDITEYLATLELPQRDRNGLTVAYHSACSMQHGQKITMAPKLLLKAAGFTVRDPAEGHLCCGSAGTYNIMQPEISAQLKARKVKNIEATKADVIATGNIGCITQIATGTDMPILHTAQLLDWAYGGPRPAELPV
- a CDS encoding FAD-binding protein; this translates as MLTPVTEEEAADIVRECSTSKTALQVAGGNTRAGFGNSVAADANLSSLGLSGIVSYTAAEMVMTVRAGTAVSVIQAALAENRQMMAFEPMDHRGIMGTTGEPTIGGIFAANVSGPRRYVAGAARDSLLGTRFINGAGEIIKAGGRVMKNVTGLDLSRLLAGSYGTLGLLTEVTFRVLPKPPVERTVVISGLDDEAATTVMAGAMALSVEVSGAAHLPESVRSRFLGGALPEGPATILRLEGLGPSVEARAQKLLSVMDRVGPWVVLEDEESNLLWQQVRDVAPYHGQAAKPLWRVSVAPGAGHRLVAALRMEAGIDAFYDWQGGLVWMQMEADPEADLLRGAIRAFGGGHATLLRADDTMRSTIDAFEPRAAAEALLSVRIKEKLDPAGIFNPGKMTRAA